A single Streptomyces sp. 2114.4 DNA region contains:
- a CDS encoding ABC transporter permease has protein sequence MLELLKNLASWLTSPAQWSGPEGIAARILEHLEYSVLATLAAAVIALPVGLLIGHTGRGAFLAVNLSSFGRALPTVGLVTLVFLAGGLSVWPVYVSLVALAVPVIITNTYAGMAAVDPEVKDAAKGVGLRGRQVLWQVELPLALPLIMTGVRLATVQVVATATIAAYVSFGGLGRYVFDGLAQRDLVQVLGGAALVAVLAVVADLALGGLTRLLFRGRPATAR, from the coding sequence ATGCTCGAACTCCTGAAGAACCTCGCCTCGTGGCTGACCAGTCCGGCCCAGTGGTCGGGCCCCGAGGGCATCGCCGCGCGCATCCTGGAGCACCTGGAGTACTCGGTGCTCGCCACCCTCGCCGCGGCCGTGATCGCGCTGCCCGTCGGCCTGCTCATCGGGCACACCGGCCGGGGCGCCTTCCTCGCCGTCAACCTCTCCTCCTTCGGCCGGGCGCTGCCCACCGTCGGCCTGGTCACGCTGGTCTTCCTCGCGGGCGGGCTGAGCGTGTGGCCGGTGTACGTGTCACTGGTCGCGCTCGCCGTGCCGGTGATCATCACCAATACGTACGCGGGGATGGCCGCCGTCGACCCCGAGGTCAAGGACGCCGCCAAGGGCGTGGGGCTGCGCGGCCGCCAGGTCCTGTGGCAGGTCGAACTCCCGCTCGCCCTCCCGCTGATCATGACCGGCGTACGGCTGGCGACCGTGCAGGTCGTCGCCACCGCCACCATCGCCGCCTATGTCAGCTTCGGCGGGCTGGGCCGCTATGTCTTCGACGGGCTGGCGCAGCGCGACCTGGTGCAGGTCCTCGGCGGTGCGGCCCTGGTCGCCGTGCTCGCCGTCGTCGCCGACCTGGCGCTGGGCGGGCTGACCCGGCTGCTGTTCCGCGGCCGCCCGGCCACCGCACGCTGA
- a CDS encoding ABC transporter substrate-binding protein: MNRRTALTALLAGASAPLLAACSSGITSLKGDGAGGDSGSSTGGLVIGTANFTENQILGYLYAGVLTAAGVKATVKPNLGSREIVVPALRSGDIDLLPEYQGSLLLYLDKKATETEAGAMQNALATVLPDGLEILPYAAAEDRDSFAVTRATADRYGLKTLADLRKVNGKLVFGAAAEMKKRVVGLVGLKEQYGVEFKEFKALDSSGPLVKGALKKGDIDVGNVFTTDVDTAENGWILLTDPKHLIPAQHIVPLIAARKADSKVRKALARLGNTLTTADLTELNRLVDKEKQDPDRVADAWLKKHKVS, from the coding sequence ATGAACCGTCGTACCGCTTTGACCGCTCTCCTCGCCGGCGCCTCGGCCCCGCTGCTGGCCGCCTGTTCCTCCGGCATCACCTCCCTCAAGGGGGACGGCGCCGGCGGCGACAGCGGCAGCAGCACCGGCGGACTGGTCATCGGCACCGCCAACTTCACCGAGAACCAGATCCTCGGCTACCTCTACGCGGGCGTGCTGACCGCGGCCGGGGTCAAGGCCACCGTCAAGCCCAACCTCGGCTCCCGCGAGATCGTGGTCCCCGCGCTGCGCTCCGGCGATATCGACCTGCTCCCCGAGTACCAGGGCAGCCTGCTGCTCTACCTCGACAAGAAGGCCACCGAGACCGAGGCGGGCGCGATGCAGAACGCGCTGGCCACCGTGCTCCCCGACGGCCTGGAAATCCTGCCCTACGCGGCCGCCGAGGACCGCGACAGCTTCGCGGTGACCCGCGCGACCGCCGACCGCTACGGCCTGAAGACGCTCGCCGATCTGCGCAAGGTCAACGGCAAGCTGGTGTTCGGCGCGGCCGCCGAGATGAAGAAGCGGGTGGTCGGGCTCGTCGGCCTCAAGGAGCAGTACGGGGTGGAATTCAAGGAGTTCAAGGCGCTGGACTCCTCCGGGCCGCTGGTCAAGGGCGCGCTGAAGAAGGGCGACATCGACGTCGGCAACGTCTTCACCACCGACGTCGACACCGCGGAGAACGGCTGGATCCTGCTCACGGACCCCAAGCACCTGATCCCCGCCCAGCACATCGTCCCGCTGATCGCCGCCCGCAAGGCCGACTCCAAGGTCCGCAAGGCCCTGGCCCGGCTGGGCAACACCCTCACCACCGCCGACCTCACCGAGCTCAACCGCCTCGTCGACAAAGAGAAGCAGGACCCGGACCGGGTGGCCGACGCCTGGCTGAAGAAGCACAAGGTGAGCTGA
- a CDS encoding ABC transporter ATP-binding protein, protein MIKFDAVSKRYPNGTTAVDELSLDLPEGGVTVLVGSSGCGKTTTLRMVNRMVEPTSGRISVGGRDIQEADAAELRRGIGYVIQQSGLFPHRTILDNIATVPLLLGWGKRKARARAAELLELVGLPADAGKRYPHQLSGGQQQRVGVARALAADPPVLLMDEPFGAVDPVVRTQLQNELLRLQEELRKTVVFVTHDIDEAVRLGDRIAVFRNGGRLVQCAEPAELLARPADDFVAGFLGAERGLKLLSLTPLADVPYAPGRAIRADEPIDGIPRDGGRWRVVTSPRGQPLGWLDADALPAGGTAGEAALEAVRPLRDSDSLLSALNEAVSSPAAAVVRVSDDGVLTGLTSRDAIHDRAGRSHAEAGRAAAGAGPTTFEPAPEAADSDDTPKDAEPTPGTSPSATERPA, encoded by the coding sequence ATGATCAAGTTCGACGCAGTCAGCAAGCGATACCCGAATGGCACCACCGCCGTGGACGAGCTGTCCCTGGACCTGCCCGAAGGCGGGGTCACCGTCCTCGTCGGCTCGTCGGGCTGCGGCAAAACCACCACCCTGCGGATGGTCAACCGGATGGTCGAGCCGACCTCCGGCAGGATCAGCGTCGGCGGCCGCGACATCCAGGAGGCGGACGCCGCCGAGCTGCGCCGCGGCATCGGCTACGTCATCCAGCAGTCCGGCCTCTTCCCTCACCGTACGATCCTGGACAACATCGCGACGGTCCCCCTGCTGCTGGGCTGGGGCAAGCGCAAGGCCCGCGCCCGCGCCGCCGAGCTGCTGGAGCTGGTCGGTCTGCCCGCCGACGCCGGCAAGCGCTATCCGCACCAGCTCTCCGGCGGCCAGCAGCAGCGCGTCGGCGTCGCCCGCGCGCTCGCCGCCGACCCTCCGGTGCTGCTGATGGACGAGCCGTTCGGCGCGGTCGACCCCGTGGTGCGCACCCAGTTGCAGAACGAGCTGCTGCGGCTCCAGGAGGAGCTGCGCAAGACCGTCGTCTTCGTCACCCATGACATCGACGAGGCGGTCCGCCTGGGCGACCGGATCGCGGTCTTCCGCAACGGCGGCCGGCTCGTCCAGTGCGCCGAACCCGCCGAGCTGCTGGCCCGCCCCGCCGATGACTTCGTCGCCGGCTTCCTGGGCGCCGAGCGCGGCCTCAAGCTGCTCTCGCTCACCCCCCTCGCTGACGTGCCGTACGCCCCCGGCCGGGCGATACGCGCCGACGAGCCGATCGACGGGATACCCCGCGACGGCGGCCGCTGGCGGGTGGTGACCTCCCCGCGCGGGCAACCGCTGGGGTGGCTGGACGCCGACGCGCTGCCCGCCGGCGGGACGGCCGGCGAGGCCGCGCTGGAGGCCGTACGGCCGCTGCGCGACAGCGATTCGCTGCTCTCGGCGCTCAACGAGGCGGTCTCCTCCCCCGCCGCCGCCGTCGTCCGGGTCTCCGACGACGGGGTGCTGACCGGCCTCACCTCCCGCGACGCCATCCACGACCGGGCGGGCCGCAGCCATGCGGAGGCGGGCCGGGCGGCGGCGGGCGCCGGGCCCACCACTTTCGAGCCCGCCCCCGAGGCAGCCGACTCCGACGACACCCCCAAAGACGCCGAGCCCACGCCCGGAACGTCCCCCTCCGCCACGGAGCGCCCCGCATGA
- a CDS encoding ABC transporter permease gives MTIEWGWFPDHADEMARLTADHLATAVPAVLLGLLIALPLAVLAHRIRPLRGVILGASNILYTIPSLAFFVLLLPVTGLTRTTAIVGLTAYTLVVLVRNTVEGLDAVPVKVREASTAMGTGPLRTLLTVELPLALPVIVAGVRVATVMSISLVSVASYIGYGGLGQLFTDGFQRNFPTPVIAGVALTLLLALVADALLVTVQWLCTPWRRGTSRQRTSLWRKAA, from the coding sequence ATGACCATCGAGTGGGGCTGGTTCCCCGACCACGCCGACGAGATGGCCCGCCTGACCGCCGACCACCTCGCCACCGCCGTGCCCGCCGTCCTCCTCGGCCTGCTGATCGCGCTGCCGCTGGCGGTCCTCGCCCACCGGATACGGCCGCTGCGCGGCGTCATCCTGGGCGCGTCCAACATCCTCTACACCATCCCCTCCCTTGCCTTCTTCGTCCTCCTCCTGCCGGTCACCGGCCTCACCCGCACCACCGCGATCGTCGGTCTGACCGCGTACACCCTGGTCGTCCTCGTACGGAACACCGTCGAGGGGCTGGACGCGGTCCCGGTCAAGGTCCGTGAGGCGTCGACGGCGATGGGGACCGGGCCGCTGCGCACCCTGCTCACCGTCGAGCTGCCGCTCGCCCTCCCGGTGATCGTGGCGGGCGTCCGGGTCGCCACCGTCATGTCCATCTCCCTGGTCAGCGTGGCGAGCTACATCGGCTACGGCGGCCTCGGCCAGCTCTTCACCGACGGCTTCCAGCGCAACTTCCCCACCCCGGTCATCGCCGGTGTGGCCCTGACCCTGCTGCTCGCCCTGGTCGCCGACGCGCTGCTGGTGACCGTCCAGTGGCTGTGCACCCCCTGGCGGCGCGGCACCTCCCGGCAGCGCACCTCTCTGTGGCGGAAGGCAGCGTGA